The Drosophila sulfurigaster albostrigata strain 15112-1811.04 chromosome 3, ASM2355843v2, whole genome shotgun sequence genomic sequence TGATGATCTCATTGTCGCTGGACTCATCGGGCGTGGGCTGATGATCACTGGCCTTGTCCTGGTGGGCGGTCATGTGCCTGGTGAGATGATGGCGCTCGCGGAATGTCTCCTGACAGACGGGACAACGCAGCTTCTCCTCACGCTTGCGACGATTCGGATCGCAAGCGACCTCGCTCTTGTGATGCGAACGCATGTGATAGACGAGATCGCTGGTCATGCGGAAACTGATGTTGCACTTGGCGCACACATTCTGGGCCGTTAGCGTGAACGTCGATGCCAGTGTGGGCGGGATGAGGGTGCTCAAgatggcagcggcagcgggaTTCTGCAGCGGCTGAGCAACTGCAAAGGGcagcggatgcggatgcggtgGACCAAACCCTGGATAAGCGGCAGCGGCATGCAGAAACTCCGGCGGTGGCGGACCATTTGGTGGCGACGAGGGATTCGCAGAGCCATTCGGACTGTGGCCATTGCTTGCGGTGTTCGGAGGTCGatagagcagctgctgcttgagACGTTGTTGAGCTTGAAGTGCTTGCATGGGATTCACAGCCTGAAAGGCGCCATTGAACTGATACTCCGGACGAAAGTTGTGATACACAATGGGATTCGACGGCAAGTTGCTGTTGGCTGCACCGCCGCTGTTGGTGCGAGGCGGTGGCGTTGTGACTGGTGGACTCATCGAGTGACAGCTCAACTGATCTGGGCTCAAGGGAGGAGCACCCACATCCACCGGCGACTCGAGACGTGAGACTGTCGAGGGTGACGACGAGCTGGACAGCGATGAGGAGACCTTGGTGAAGGCGCTGCGTTGTGGCGGCGGTGGAGGGGAGACGGTTGCCTCTGGGGAATCCACCAGGGGAATGACCAACGTGGGATCATCGTAGACACGCGGCGAGCGAATGGCGAGTTGTGGATAACGTTGACGCGCTTCGAGCAAACTGATGTACTCGAGGGCGGCAGGTGAAGGTGGCTGTGAGGCAGCTGCTCTGGGCGAGAGATCTGTGGCATAATGCAgcgtctgttgctgctgctgctgttgttgctgctgttgctgttgctgctggagaTGCAGTGCCTCTTGTAGGCGCGCTTGTTTCTCGGCCTGCTTCTGCTTGATGCGCTCGTCGGGCATCATGAGAAAGGCTACGTCAAAGGAGCGTTTCAATGTGGTCTTAACACTTGGCACATCcggattgttgttgttgttgtgatgttGCTGTGGCATAGCTGTGGCTGCTCCcgctgcggttgctgctgctgtgctgtgtggaCTCGTCGAGATGCGCAGCTCCGTCTGTGGCTGTGACTGCGGCGGAGTTGTGCGACGCGCGGCGGGATTCACATGCGACGGCAGGTTATCCATGAGCAAGTTCATCTTTGGCAAAATACTTGTTGTGGATTGGATTGGATTTATTTCGTTATGCGTTGCGTTCGTTCCGATTCAAAGTTCTGTTTTCGACTGCTGCCCGCACGCAATCTGTTCCTCTTTAAGTACTCTCGCCCATTGCCACCaccagaacagaacagaacagaacagaaaagcagagcagagagcagTCGAAGTCCACTTGGAATTTTCATATTGTCCCATTCAAACGAAACTCTCCGCACTCGCGGCACTCGCACATCTGTCCTGATTCTGTTTGGAatcgttcttgttgttgtagttgttgctgttgctttcgcTGCTTCTGCAGAGAGTCAAATTCGAATCTTCACCCTTATGCTGCTTGCTTCTCTGCTCTCCTCTATtgctctcccgctctctcggCGTTCCATCTGCTTTGCCAGTTGCCAACATATTCTGTGGTTTTATTGTGTGAA encodes the following:
- the LOC133842804 gene encoding ataxin-2 homolog, producing the protein MNLLMDNLPSHVNPAARRTTPPQSQPQTELRISTSPHSTAAATAAGAATAMPQQHHNNNNNPDVPSVKTTLKRSFDVAFLMMPDERIKQKQAEKQARLQEALHLQQQQQQQQQQQQQQQTLHYATDLSPRAAASQPPSPAALEYISLLEARQRYPQLAIRSPRVYDDPTLVIPLVDSPEATVSPPPPPQRSAFTKVSSSLSSSSSPSTVSRLESPVDVGAPPLSPDQLSCHSMSPPVTTPPPRTNSGGAANSNLPSNPIVYHNFRPEYQFNGAFQAVNPMQALQAQQRLKQQLLYRPPNTASNGHSPNGSANPSSPPNGPPPPEFLHAAAAYPGFGPPHPHPLPFAVAQPLQNPAAAAILSTLIPPTLASTFTLTAQNVCAKCNISFRMTSDLVYHMRSHHKSEVACDPNRRKREEKLRCPVCQETFRERHHLTRHMTAHQDKASDHQPTPDESSDNEIINVVGGTPPGRRSGGVSK